One genomic segment of Mytilus galloprovincialis chromosome 5, xbMytGall1.hap1.1, whole genome shotgun sequence includes these proteins:
- the LOC143075652 gene encoding syntaxin isoform X2, which produces MTKDRLAALKAAQSDDDDADDVAVNVDSGGFMDMFFEQVEEIRGMIDKISANVEDVKKKHSMILMAPQNDDKMKEELEELMSDIKKTANKVRGKLKVIEQNIEQEEHSNKSSADLRIRKTQHATLSRKFVEVMNDYNSCQIDYRERCKGRIIRQLEITGRTTTDEQLEDMLESGNPKIFTQDIIMETQQAKQTLADIEARHNDIIKLENSIRELHDMFMDMAMLVEQQGEMIDRIEYNVEQAVDYIETAKMDTKKAVKYQSKARRKLIMIIVCVIVLLAIVALILGITLS; this is translated from the exons ATGACCAAAGATCGTCTTGCGGCTTTAAAAGCG GCACAGAGTGATGATGATGACGCAGACGATGTGGCTGTCAATGTTGACAGTGGAGGTTTCATGGACATGTTCTTTGAACAG GTGGAGGAGATCCGGGGGATGATCGATAAAATATCAGCTAATGTGGAAGATGTGAAGAAAAAACATAGTATGATTTTAATGGCACCACAAAATGATGATA aaatgaaagaAGAATTAGAAGAATTAATGTCAGATATAAAGAAAACAGCAAATAAAGTCAGGGGTAAATTAAAAG tgATAGAACAAAATATAGAACAAGAAGAACATTCCAATAAATCATCGGCAGATTTACGAATACGTAAAACACAG catgCAACTTTGTCTCGAAAATTTGTAGAAGTTATGAATGATTACAATTCCTGTCAAATAGACTATAGAGAAAGATGTAAAGGCAGAATAATACGACAGTTAGAAATAA CTGGTCGAACGACTACAGATGAACAGTTAGAAGATATGTTGGAATCAGGAAATCCTAAAATATTTACGCAAGAT ATCATAATGGAAACACAGCAAGCTAAACAAACACTTGCAGATATTGAAGCTAGACACAACGATATTATAAAATTAGAAAATAGTATACGTGAATTACATGACATGTTTATGGATATGGCTATGTTAGTAGAACAACAG GGTGAAATGATAGATCGTATAGAATATAATGTTGAACAAGCAGTTGATTATATAGAAACAGCCAAAATGGACACTAAAAAAGCTGTAAAATACCAAAGTAAAGCACGGCGG AAACTGATTATGATTATAGTTTGTGTCATTGTTTTGTTAGCTATTGTAGCACTTATACTTGGTATAACGTTATCTTAA
- the LOC143075652 gene encoding syntaxin isoform X1 — protein sequence MTKDRLAALKAAQSDDDDADDVAVNVDSGGFMDMFFEQVEEIRGMIDKISANVEDVKKKHSMILMAPQNDDKMKEELEELMSDIKKTANKVRGKLKVIEQNIEQEEHSNKSSADLRIRKTQHATLSRKFVEVMNDYNSCQIDYRERCKGRIIRQLEITGRTTTDEQLEDMLESGNPKIFTQDIIMETQQAKQTLADIEARHNDIIKLENSIRELHDMFMDMAMLVEQQGEMIDRIEYNVEQAVDYIETAKMDTKKAVKYQSKARRKMIMIIICVIVLLAVIALIIGLSVGI from the exons ATGACCAAAGATCGTCTTGCGGCTTTAAAAGCG GCACAGAGTGATGATGATGACGCAGACGATGTGGCTGTCAATGTTGACAGTGGAGGTTTCATGGACATGTTCTTTGAACAG GTGGAGGAGATCCGGGGGATGATCGATAAAATATCAGCTAATGTGGAAGATGTGAAGAAAAAACATAGTATGATTTTAATGGCACCACAAAATGATGATA aaatgaaagaAGAATTAGAAGAATTAATGTCAGATATAAAGAAAACAGCAAATAAAGTCAGGGGTAAATTAAAAG tgATAGAACAAAATATAGAACAAGAAGAACATTCCAATAAATCATCGGCAGATTTACGAATACGTAAAACACAG catgCAACTTTGTCTCGAAAATTTGTAGAAGTTATGAATGATTACAATTCCTGTCAAATAGACTATAGAGAAAGATGTAAAGGCAGAATAATACGACAGTTAGAAATAA CTGGTCGAACGACTACAGATGAACAGTTAGAAGATATGTTGGAATCAGGAAATCCTAAAATATTTACGCAAGAT ATCATAATGGAAACACAGCAAGCTAAACAAACACTTGCAGATATTGAAGCTAGACACAACGATATTATAAAATTAGAAAATAGTATACGTGAATTACATGACATGTTTATGGATATGGCTATGTTAGTAGAACAACAG GGTGAAATGATAGATCGTATAGAATATAATGTTGAACAAGCAGTTGATTATATAGAAACAGCCAAAATGGACACTAAAAAAGCTGTAAAATACCAAAGTAAAGCACGGCGG AAAATGATAATGATTATAATATGTGTGATAGTATTGTTGGCTGTTATAGCACTTATAATTGGTTTAAGTGTTGGAATTTAG
- the LOC143075652 gene encoding syntaxin isoform X3, whose protein sequence is MTKDRLAALKAAQSDDDDADDVAVNVDSGGFMDMFFEQVEEIRGMIDKISANVEDVKKKHSMILMAPQNDDKMKEELEELMSDIKKTANKVRGKLKVIEQNIEQEEHSNKSSADLRIRKTQHATLSRKFVEVMNDYNSCQIDYRERCKGRIIRQLEITGRTTTDEQLEDMLESGNPKIFTQDIIMETQQAKQTLADIEARHNDIIKLENSIRELHDMFMDMAMLVEQQGEMIDRIEYNVEQAVDYIETAKMDTKKAVKYQSKARRKKIMIIICLAVLVVVICATFGGVFG, encoded by the exons ATGACCAAAGATCGTCTTGCGGCTTTAAAAGCG GCACAGAGTGATGATGATGACGCAGACGATGTGGCTGTCAATGTTGACAGTGGAGGTTTCATGGACATGTTCTTTGAACAG GTGGAGGAGATCCGGGGGATGATCGATAAAATATCAGCTAATGTGGAAGATGTGAAGAAAAAACATAGTATGATTTTAATGGCACCACAAAATGATGATA aaatgaaagaAGAATTAGAAGAATTAATGTCAGATATAAAGAAAACAGCAAATAAAGTCAGGGGTAAATTAAAAG tgATAGAACAAAATATAGAACAAGAAGAACATTCCAATAAATCATCGGCAGATTTACGAATACGTAAAACACAG catgCAACTTTGTCTCGAAAATTTGTAGAAGTTATGAATGATTACAATTCCTGTCAAATAGACTATAGAGAAAGATGTAAAGGCAGAATAATACGACAGTTAGAAATAA CTGGTCGAACGACTACAGATGAACAGTTAGAAGATATGTTGGAATCAGGAAATCCTAAAATATTTACGCAAGAT ATCATAATGGAAACACAGCAAGCTAAACAAACACTTGCAGATATTGAAGCTAGACACAACGATATTATAAAATTAGAAAATAGTATACGTGAATTACATGACATGTTTATGGATATGGCTATGTTAGTAGAACAACAG GGTGAAATGATAGATCGTATAGAATATAATGTTGAACAAGCAGTTGATTATATAGAAACAGCCAAAATGGACACTAAAAAAGCTGTAAAATACCAAAGTAAAGCACGGCGG